From Selenomonas sp. AB3002, one genomic window encodes:
- the fliI gene encoding flagellar protein export ATPase FliI has protein sequence MQGPVQVNIAKFKEAIADCHSMKLTGKVTQVIGLVIESQGPTVSVGELCYVSSHFPDVPPIPAEVVGFREGYVMLMPVGEMHGIGPGCEVVSAQKMLQVKVGPELLGRVLDGLGNPMDGKGPLLMKKEYPLQAPPPPPLTRPRIKDSLYVGVRAIDGLITMGEGQRIGIMAGSGVGKSTLLSMIARNTEADISVIALVGERGREVRDFIERDLGEEGLKRSVVVVATSDTPALVRIKGAMTATAIAEYFRDQGHKVILMMDSVTRFAMAQREVGLTIGEPPATRGYTPSVFALLPRLLERAGTSEKGSITGIYTVLVDGDDMNEPIADAVRSILDGHIVLSRAIAAQNHFPAIDILGSVSRVMNEVVEERHLKAAQSMRQLMAVYKEAEDLIHIGAYVKGSSKKIDEAVQKIDSINDFLCQGIFEVDSFEVTEQKLTGISG, from the coding sequence ATGCAGGGGCCGGTGCAGGTCAATATAGCCAAGTTCAAGGAAGCCATTGCAGATTGCCACAGCATGAAGCTCACAGGCAAGGTTACTCAGGTTATCGGCCTGGTCATAGAATCACAGGGGCCCACCGTCAGCGTGGGGGAATTGTGCTATGTCAGTTCCCACTTCCCTGATGTGCCCCCCATACCGGCAGAAGTAGTAGGTTTCAGGGAAGGGTATGTCATGCTGATGCCCGTAGGGGAGATGCATGGCATAGGCCCTGGCTGCGAAGTGGTATCTGCCCAGAAAATGCTGCAGGTGAAAGTTGGCCCGGAGCTTTTGGGCCGGGTGCTTGACGGCCTGGGCAATCCCATGGATGGCAAGGGACCGCTGCTGATGAAGAAGGAGTATCCCCTGCAGGCGCCGCCGCCACCTCCTCTTACCCGCCCCCGTATCAAGGACAGTCTTTATGTGGGAGTCAGGGCCATAGACGGCCTCATTACCATGGGGGAAGGCCAGCGCATCGGCATCATGGCAGGTTCCGGGGTGGGCAAGTCCACCCTGCTTTCCATGATTGCAAGAAATACCGAAGCTGATATCAGCGTCATCGCCCTGGTGGGAGAGCGCGGCCGTGAGGTGCGCGATTTCATTGAAAGGGATTTGGGAGAGGAAGGCCTCAAGCGCTCTGTGGTGGTAGTGGCTACCTCGGATACACCTGCTCTTGTGCGCATCAAAGGAGCTATGACCGCCACGGCCATTGCGGAGTATTTCCGCGACCAGGGCCACAAGGTCATACTCATGATGGATTCCGTCACCCGCTTTGCCATGGCCCAGCGTGAGGTGGGGCTGACTATCGGAGAGCCGCCTGCTACCCGTGGATATACCCCTTCGGTCTTTGCATTGCTGCCAAGACTTTTGGAGAGGGCGGGTACCAGCGAAAAGGGCTCTATCACTGGCATCTACACAGTGCTGGTAGATGGTGACGACATGAATGAGCCCATTGCTGATGCTGTGCGAAGCATCCTTGATGGACATATTGTCCTTTCCAGGGCTATTGCTGCCCAGAACCACTTTCCGGCTATAGATATCCTGGGCAGCGTCAGCCGTGTCATGAATGAAGTGGTGGAGGAAAGGCATCTGAAGGCTGCCCAGTCCATGCGGCAGCTGATGGCTGTCTATAAGGAGGCAGAGGACCTCATTCACATCGGGGCTTATGTGAAGGGCTCCAGCAAGAAGATAGATGAAGCTGTGCAAAAAATCGACAGCATCAATGATTTTCTCTGCCAGGGCATTTTTGAAGTTGATTCTTTTGAAGTAACGGAACAGAAGCTGACAGGCATCTCAGGGTGA
- a CDS encoding FliH/SctL family protein has protein sequence MSKVIKYAQWKETPRSIEAPAAPQKPLEAEAEPEVDEEALARMLEEISSREQRAKDLVKEAEKQAALLKQEGQAEYDRLMEEARAEIEAEKEEARSRGYEEGLKQGREDGEKEIRQSLQDELNAANARAEKTLRDAEEATFDYLQKAEDDVVAIAMGVVEKVLPQHFIDVPQMVLPLVREAILKVNDQKRLVVSVPPASYDFVLMARDELRQILTAGDAVLEIHADEALKPGDCLVETPNGSVDARLATQMELIRQAVLEVKM, from the coding sequence TTGTCTAAGGTCATCAAGTACGCCCAGTGGAAGGAGACTCCCCGATCCATAGAAGCGCCGGCGGCTCCCCAAAAGCCTTTGGAAGCAGAGGCGGAGCCGGAAGTGGATGAGGAGGCTCTGGCCCGTATGCTGGAGGAAATATCTTCCAGGGAACAAAGGGCTAAGGACTTAGTCAAGGAAGCCGAAAAACAGGCTGCGCTCTTAAAACAGGAGGGACAGGCTGAGTATGACCGGCTGATGGAAGAAGCCAGGGCAGAGATAGAGGCTGAGAAGGAAGAGGCCAGAAGTCGTGGCTATGAAGAAGGGCTGAAGCAGGGCAGGGAAGACGGTGAGAAGGAAATCCGCCAGAGCCTGCAGGACGAGCTGAACGCTGCCAACGCCAGGGCAGAGAAAACCCTGCGTGATGCAGAGGAAGCCACCTTTGACTACCTGCAGAAAGCCGAGGATGATGTGGTAGCTATAGCCATGGGGGTAGTTGAGAAGGTGCTGCCGCAGCACTTCATCGATGTGCCTCAGATGGTGCTCCCCCTGGTGAGAGAAGCTATCCTGAAAGTAAATGACCAAAAGAGGCTGGTGGTAAGTGTGCCACCCGCTTCTTATGATTTTGTGCTCATGGCCAGGGATGAGCTCAGGCAGATTCTCACTGCTGGCGATGCTGTGCTGGAAATCCATGCCGATGAAGCTCTGAAGCCAGGCGACTGTCTGGTGGAGACGCCAAATGGCAGTGTGGATGCAAGACTGGCTACTCAGATGGAACTTATCCGCCAGGCCGTGCTGGAAGTGAAGATGTAG
- the fliG gene encoding flagellar motor switch protein FliG yields MYDDEDEGELSNQEKAAILFIALGPEYSAKLFQHMDDEEIERITLEIANHKQVSAEQKAEVISEFYQMAMARDYISSGGLEYAQNVLEKALGADKAMDIINRLTTSLQVRPFDFLRKTDPSQLMNFIQNEHPQTIALIMAYLDPDQASTILGSLPPESQADVARRIAVMDRTSPDIVREVERVLERKLSALVTQDFTTAGGIKAVVEVLNRVDRTTEKSIIETLEVDNPELAEDIKRLMFVFEDIVQLDDRSLQMVLREVDTKDLSLALKGTQGEVADKVYRNMSKRAADMLREEIEFMGPVKIRDVEEAQQKVVNVIRALEDKGEIVISRGQGDEMIV; encoded by the coding sequence ATGTATGATGATGAAGATGAAGGCGAACTTTCCAATCAGGAAAAAGCTGCCATCTTATTTATAGCGTTGGGGCCGGAGTACTCGGCCAAGCTGTTCCAGCATATGGATGATGAAGAAATCGAGAGGATCACCCTGGAGATTGCCAACCATAAGCAGGTCAGCGCAGAACAGAAGGCCGAGGTCATCAGCGAATTCTACCAGATGGCCATGGCCCGTGACTACATCTCCAGCGGTGGCCTGGAATATGCCCAGAACGTGCTGGAGAAGGCCCTGGGGGCCGACAAGGCCATGGATATTATCAACCGCCTTACTACCAGCCTCCAGGTGCGTCCCTTTGATTTCCTCAGGAAGACTGACCCGTCCCAGCTCATGAACTTCATTCAGAATGAGCATCCCCAGACTATAGCCCTCATCATGGCATATCTGGATCCGGACCAGGCCAGTACCATCCTGGGGTCCCTGCCACCGGAGTCTCAGGCTGATGTGGCCCGGCGCATTGCGGTCATGGATCGCACATCACCGGACATTGTCAGGGAGGTGGAGCGCGTGCTGGAAAGGAAGCTGTCGGCTCTGGTTACCCAGGACTTCACTACCGCAGGCGGCATCAAGGCTGTGGTGGAAGTCCTCAACCGGGTGGACCGCACTACAGAGAAATCCATTATCGAGACCTTGGAAGTGGACAATCCGGAACTGGCCGAGGACATCAAGCGCCTCATGTTCGTGTTCGAGGATATTGTCCAGCTGGACGACCGCTCCCTGCAGATGGTGCTCAGAGAGGTGGATACCAAGGATTTGTCCCTGGCGCTCAAAGGCACCCAGGGGGAAGTGGCAGACAAGGTCTACAGGAATATGTCCAAGCGTGCAGCAGATATGCTGCGTGAAGAAATCGAGTTCATGGGCCCTGTGAAAATCAGGGATGTGGAGGAAGCACAACAGAAGGTCGTCAATGTCATCAGGGCGCTGGAGGACAAGGGCGAGATTGTGATTTCCCGCGGACAGGGAGACGAGATGATTGTCTAA
- the fliF gene encoding flagellar basal-body MS-ring/collar protein FliF yields the protein MGDWKERYLALWEKFTKRQRYIMLGSALALLFVILGISFWYGSKPDMVPLFTGMETKDAGEVAAKLKESKIEYEIQETKLGTNILVPSKNVHDARLDLSTQGLPRGQKGFEIFDDSKLGVTEFQNKVNYLQALQGELTRTIEQIAAVEKARVHIVLPEDSLYKKNEKPATASIMLRLRPNIELSKKEIKGIVNLAAHSIQGLQPENITIVDDTGQILNDPDENEEQSVKQKTMTQLEMTRKVQDNIQKNVQSLLDQSLGEGRAFARVSVELDFDDRQTDRQTFTPVVDESGIIRSQQDINETYEGTSNNPGGPAGVESNVPGYVAQEGTANANYEKKESTKNYEINEEKQRTVASPGSIKRLTVAVLVNDDINTTQQESIMRSVSSAAGINAERGDTISVEPLPFSTEAADRRAAAEQAEKDRQDRIFYMQVGIPLLIIVLIAFALYMRRRKRLQEEAAAAEAARLAQEEEEKRIAAERAALVEAGEIEEEELTEEEQRQLSEKQTLQQLIDQKPAEVAMLIKTWLAEE from the coding sequence ATGGGAGATTGGAAAGAGCGGTATCTGGCGCTGTGGGAGAAATTCACCAAAAGACAGCGTTATATCATGTTAGGATCCGCTTTGGCTCTCCTCTTTGTCATACTGGGGATAAGTTTCTGGTATGGCAGCAAGCCGGATATGGTGCCTTTGTTTACAGGCATGGAAACCAAGGATGCCGGCGAGGTGGCAGCAAAGCTTAAAGAAAGCAAAATAGAATATGAGATACAGGAAACGAAGCTGGGAACCAATATCCTTGTACCGTCCAAGAATGTGCATGATGCAAGGCTTGATCTGTCCACCCAGGGCCTGCCCCGGGGACAGAAGGGCTTTGAAATCTTTGATGACAGCAAACTGGGAGTCACAGAGTTCCAGAACAAGGTGAACTATCTGCAGGCCCTCCAGGGGGAGCTCACCCGCACCATCGAGCAGATTGCAGCGGTGGAAAAGGCCCGGGTGCACATAGTGCTGCCGGAGGACAGCCTCTACAAGAAGAATGAGAAGCCTGCCACGGCTTCCATCATGTTGAGGCTCCGTCCCAACATCGAGCTTTCCAAGAAGGAAATCAAGGGCATTGTGAACCTGGCTGCCCACAGCATTCAGGGCTTGCAGCCTGAGAATATCACCATTGTGGATGATACTGGGCAGATTCTCAATGACCCTGATGAAAATGAAGAGCAGAGCGTCAAGCAGAAAACCATGACCCAGCTGGAAATGACCAGGAAGGTCCAGGACAACATCCAGAAGAATGTCCAGAGCCTTTTGGATCAGTCCCTGGGCGAAGGCAGGGCTTTTGCCAGGGTCAGTGTGGAGCTTGACTTCGATGACAGGCAGACGGACCGCCAGACTTTCACCCCTGTGGTGGACGAATCCGGCATCATCCGCAGCCAACAGGATATCAACGAGACATATGAGGGTACTTCCAACAATCCGGGAGGCCCTGCCGGCGTTGAATCGAATGTGCCGGGCTATGTAGCCCAGGAAGGCACGGCCAATGCCAACTATGAGAAAAAGGAATCCACGAAAAATTACGAGATAAATGAAGAGAAGCAGCGCACAGTGGCTTCTCCCGGCTCCATCAAGCGCCTGACGGTGGCGGTGCTGGTGAATGATGACATCAATACCACTCAGCAGGAGAGCATCATGCGCAGCGTGTCCAGCGCAGCCGGCATCAATGCCGAGCGCGGTGACACCATCTCCGTGGAGCCCCTGCCCTTCAGCACCGAGGCCGCAGACCGCAGGGCTGCTGCCGAACAGGCTGAGAAGGACCGTCAGGACCGCATCTTCTACATGCAGGTGGGCATTCCCCTCCTCATCATCGTCCTCATTGCCTTCGCCCTTTACATGCGGCGCCGCAAGAGGCTGCAGGAGGAGGCAGCAGCTGCAGAAGCTGCCCGTCTGGCTCAGGAGGAAGAGGAGAAGCGGATTGCTGCAGAGAGGGCGGCACTGGTGGAAGCAGGAGAAATCGAGGAAGAAGAACTTACCGAGGAGGAGCAGAGGCAGCTCTCAGAAAAGCAGACGCTGCAGCAGCTTATCGACCAGAAACCGGCGGAGGTTGCTATGCTCATCAAGACCTGGCTTGCGGAGGAATGA
- the fliE gene encoding flagellar hook-basal body complex protein FliE has translation MEIEPLQMTPVSMHATSHLGEMEKPEEVKSFAEYLKGALKEVNNLQIESDRQNALLAAGRAEDISQVVVAAQKAELALQLTLQLRNKATQAYQEIMRMQV, from the coding sequence ATGGAAATAGAACCTTTGCAGATGACACCGGTGAGCATGCACGCCACCAGCCATTTAGGGGAAATGGAAAAGCCTGAGGAAGTGAAGAGCTTTGCCGAATACCTGAAGGGGGCCTTGAAAGAGGTAAACAATCTGCAAATAGAATCCGACCGCCAGAACGCCCTTCTGGCCGCTGGCAGAGCAGAGGATATATCGCAAGTCGTAGTAGCGGCCCAAAAGGCCGAGCTTGCCCTGCAGCTGACCCTTCAGCTGCGCAACAAGGCTACGCAGGCCTATCAGGAAATCATGCGCATGCAGGTTTGA
- the flgC gene encoding flagellar basal body rod protein FlgC → MSMFLGIDTAASGLTAERLRMDVISNNIANANTTRTERGGAYHRRFVVFEPRGTGKKTFNDFLERSMDKLKAGEGVRAVMIREDNEQGPLVYDPGHPDANAEGYVERPNVNVVAEMVDMITASRAYEANTTSINAAKSMYSKALDMSK, encoded by the coding sequence ATGAGCATGTTCCTGGGGATAGATACGGCAGCCTCCGGCCTCACCGCCGAGCGGCTGCGCATGGATGTGATTTCCAACAATATCGCCAATGCCAACACTACCAGGACGGAGCGGGGAGGAGCTTACCATCGCCGCTTCGTGGTCTTTGAGCCCCGGGGGACGGGGAAGAAGACTTTCAATGATTTCCTGGAAAGGTCAATGGACAAGCTGAAAGCCGGCGAAGGCGTCAGGGCCGTGATGATCAGGGAGGATAATGAACAGGGGCCCCTGGTGTATGACCCCGGCCACCCGGATGCCAATGCTGAGGGGTATGTGGAAAGGCCCAATGTGAACGTGGTGGCGGAGATGGTGGACATGATTACCGCCTCCCGGGCCTATGAAGCTAATACTACCAGTATCAACGCCGCCAAGTCCATGTACAGCAAGGCTCTGGATATGAGCAAATAA
- the flgB gene encoding flagellar basal body rod protein FlgB, translating to MLEQITNSPNMNYLSRGMQAATMRHEVISDNIANVNTPKFKRSYVRFEELLAKELHLDDEQGKLDIVRTHDRHLPIPMRGAAQPVIERDDTTTMRVDHNNVDIDVEMANMAKNQLYYNAMATQLGGFVTKMKNVITSGQN from the coding sequence ATGCTGGAACAGATCACCAATTCCCCCAATATGAACTACCTGTCCCGGGGGATGCAGGCAGCGACCATGAGGCATGAGGTAATCAGCGACAATATAGCCAACGTCAATACGCCTAAGTTCAAGCGCAGCTATGTGCGTTTTGAGGAGCTGCTGGCCAAGGAGCTTCATCTTGACGACGAGCAGGGAAAGCTGGATATAGTCCGCACCCATGACCGTCACCTGCCCATTCCCATGCGGGGGGCAGCGCAGCCTGTCATAGAGCGCGATGATACCACCACTATGAGAGTGGACCACAACAATGTGGACATCGATGTGGAAATGGCCAACATGGCCAAGAACCAGCTGTATTACAATGCCATGGCAACCCAGCTGGGAGGTTTTGTCACCAAGATGAAGAACGTCATTACCAGCGGGCAGAACTAA
- a CDS encoding DUF4127 family protein: MMPLAGEARKKVENPVPKIIYVPHDNRPISNKQTAEVVEKIGYQVVVPPDEKLGNRTNLGNPEVLWQWLEENSEEADAAVISSDAMLYGSLVGSRKHNFSQAEVEARVKRFREFRANHPNMQLYVFSSIMRTPRNGEASGHEEPDYYRRYGADIFRYTGLKDKEETEGLTSRERKEVSFLERLIPKKDLQDWLGRRKKNYAANESLMKLAGNNTFNYLVLGRDDNAPLSQTHLESRHLLAAAGKLDASKFQAMAGIDEIGMLLMARAVNDIRREVPFVYVRYNWGRGAKTIPAYSDETMGASIDSAINASGGLQVNSPEKADLVLVVNTNPNGKTYEANWRSNDGSSREGTDYFMDLVSDYVGKGYPVAIADVAYANGSDNALMENLRKKDMLFKIKAYGGWNTPTNSSGFVIGEGMLVKYMKEDAVTDLLLTRYLDDWAYQANVRNTIARQLTWLRGDGVYGSLDSKRQAVSERSARMMQRFVDSNFPPFESLREIEVRFPWNRMFEADVVHAKELYPMDYLKH; encoded by the coding sequence ATGATGCCTTTGGCAGGTGAGGCGCGGAAGAAAGTAGAAAACCCCGTGCCCAAGATCATCTATGTGCCCCACGACAATCGCCCCATTTCCAACAAGCAGACGGCGGAAGTGGTGGAAAAAATCGGCTATCAGGTGGTGGTGCCGCCGGATGAAAAGCTGGGGAACCGTACCAATCTGGGGAATCCTGAAGTGCTCTGGCAGTGGCTGGAGGAAAACTCTGAGGAAGCAGATGCGGCAGTGATTTCCTCTGATGCCATGCTTTACGGCAGCCTGGTGGGCTCCCGCAAGCATAATTTCTCCCAGGCAGAGGTGGAGGCCAGAGTAAAACGCTTCAGGGAATTTCGCGCGAATCATCCCAACATGCAGCTCTATGTCTTCAGTTCCATCATGCGCACTCCCAGGAATGGTGAGGCCTCAGGTCATGAGGAACCGGATTATTACAGGCGTTATGGGGCTGACATCTTCAGGTATACGGGGCTGAAGGACAAGGAAGAAACGGAGGGCCTTACTTCCCGGGAACGCAAGGAAGTGTCATTCCTGGAGCGGCTGATACCCAAAAAAGACCTTCAGGACTGGCTGGGACGCCGGAAGAAGAACTACGCTGCCAATGAAAGCCTGATGAAACTGGCAGGCAACAACACCTTCAATTATCTGGTGCTGGGCAGGGATGATAACGCCCCCCTGTCCCAGACTCATCTGGAGAGCCGTCATCTGTTGGCTGCGGCCGGAAAGCTGGATGCATCCAAGTTCCAGGCCATGGCAGGCATTGATGAGATAGGCATGCTCCTCATGGCCCGGGCGGTAAATGACATCAGGCGTGAAGTTCCCTTTGTTTACGTTCGGTACAACTGGGGTCGTGGCGCAAAGACCATCCCCGCCTATTCTGACGAAACCATGGGGGCTTCCATTGATTCTGCCATCAACGCAAGCGGCGGCTTGCAGGTGAATTCCCCGGAGAAGGCCGACCTGGTGCTGGTGGTCAATACCAATCCCAATGGCAAGACTTATGAGGCCAACTGGCGCAGCAATGACGGCAGTTCCCGGGAGGGCACTGACTACTTCATGGACCTGGTGAGTGACTATGTGGGCAAGGGATATCCGGTAGCCATAGCTGATGTGGCCTATGCCAACGGTTCTGACAACGCCCTGATGGAGAATCTCAGGAAGAAGGATATGCTCTTCAAGATCAAGGCTTATGGAGGCTGGAACACTCCTACCAACAGCTCAGGCTTTGTCATCGGCGAGGGCATGCTGGTGAAGTACATGAAGGAAGATGCGGTGACTGACCTGTTGCTGACCCGTTATCTGGATGATTGGGCTTATCAGGCCAATGTCAGGAATACCATTGCCCGCCAGCTCACCTGGCTGCGGGGTGACGGGGTCTACGGCAGTTTGGACAGCAAGCGCCAGGCAGTATCTGAAAGGTCCGCCCGCATGATGCAGCGCTTTGTGGATAGCAATTTTCCTCCCTTTGAATCCCTCAGGGAGATTGAGGTGCGCTTCCCCTGGAACCGCATGTTTGAGGCAGATGTCGTCCACGCCAAAGAACTTTATCCTATGGATTATCTGAAACATTGA
- a CDS encoding DUF2225 domain-containing protein, producing MSEYTFVVEKKCPICGKMTRVSKTKARLITLSTDEDMCVHYRDFNPYYYKIWFCEHCGFAAEEKIFVGNMPAKHKEKIAEFLANKRMALEFMEERGKAEAVASFKLGIFYAEMLEASLNRRAGLYLMLAWIYRDAGERENEVEMLGRAAELYDKSLTTEMYPLNGMSDGLCMYLIGAIYYRMGEIEKSTQYLSRIIGDNNIRSNDPKLYDKTRNLWEDVRAAKKESKEEGS from the coding sequence ATGAGCGAATATACCTTTGTGGTGGAGAAAAAATGCCCTATCTGTGGCAAGATGACCCGGGTTTCCAAGACCAAGGCACGGCTCATTACCCTCAGCACTGATGAGGATATGTGCGTCCACTATAGAGACTTCAATCCCTACTATTACAAAATCTGGTTCTGTGAGCACTGCGGCTTTGCGGCTGAGGAAAAAATCTTTGTGGGCAATATGCCTGCCAAGCACAAGGAAAAGATAGCTGAGTTCCTGGCCAACAAGAGGATGGCGCTGGAATTCATGGAGGAGCGGGGCAAGGCTGAGGCGGTGGCTTCCTTCAAGCTGGGTATCTTCTACGCGGAAATGCTGGAGGCTTCCCTGAATCGCCGGGCAGGCCTCTATCTCATGCTGGCCTGGATCTACCGCGATGCCGGCGAACGTGAGAACGAGGTAGAAATGCTGGGGCGGGCGGCGGAACTTTACGACAAGTCCCTCACCACGGAAATGTATCCTCTGAATGGCATGTCAGACGGTCTCTGCATGTACCTCATTGGAGCTATTTATTACCGCATGGGTGAGATTGAGAAATCCACCCAGTATCTCTCAAGGATTATCGGAGATAATAATATCAGGTCTAATGACCCGAAACTCTACGACAAGACCCGCAACCTCTGGGAGGATGTGCGGGCTGCCAAGAAGGAGAGCAAGGAGGAAGGCAGTTAA